In the genome of Vicia villosa cultivar HV-30 ecotype Madison, WI linkage group LG7, Vvil1.0, whole genome shotgun sequence, one region contains:
- the LOC131620549 gene encoding phosphatidylinositol 4-kinase gamma 7-like: MSRKSDSPVQTQMAVALFRSPLGREYLESKRMEGRQPSGKRRVFVQTETGCVLSMELDRSDNAHTVKKRLQIALNVPTEESSLTFGDVVLKNDLSYVRNDTALLLTRNLMHRSSSTPCLSPTGRDMQQSDKSGPIEILGQSSNLDIMKHMVKDIVKAMKIGIEPILVHGGLGGAYYFLNRRGESVAIVKPTDEEPFAPNNPKGFVGKALGQPGLKRSVRVGETGYREVAAYLLDYGHFARVPATALVKITHSIFNINDGVNGKNIQKKKLVSKIASLQQFIPHDFDASDYGTSSFPVTAVHRIGILDIRILNTDRHGGNLLVRKVGAFGEVDLIPIDHGLCLPEALEDPYFEWIHWPQASIPFSEDELSYIKNLNPARDCEMLRKELPMIREACLRVLLLCTIFLKEAAAYGLCLAEIGEMMTREFRSGEEEPSELEVVCLEARKLLAEKEELSPRTDLEDDEFLFDIDCDVAGSETGMKMTMDNSLTRAPFQPGHGSGYGRNPFSKFYESIEEEEEEEGDGKYPKVVTFPPRQKLPKVSEISVSLKNIMLSEASKKHQKHSGGKADNGQYGNTSSGRRSANEKLPASISFVSMADMTEDQWTMFLDKFQELLYPAFSKRKSITIGQRQIQRLGTSCQF, translated from the coding sequence ATGTCTCGTAAATCAGATAGCCCTGTTCAAACTCAGATGGCTGTGGCTTTATTCCGTAGTCCGCTTGGTAGGGAGTACCTTGAAAGTAAGAGAATGGAAGGGAGGCAACCTTCTGGCAAGAGAAGGGTTTTTGTGCAAACTGAAACTGGGTGTGTCTTGAGCATGGAATTGGATCGTAGTGACAATGCACATACTGTGAAGAAGAGGTTGCAGATTGCACTTAATGTCCCAACCGAAGAGAGCTCTCTTACTTTTGGGGATGTTGTCTTGAAGAATGACCTTAGTTATGTTCGGAACGATACTGCCCTTCTTCTTACACGTAACCTTATGCATCGAAGTTCATCCACTCCATGCCTCTCACCCACTGGGCGAGATATGCAGCAAAGTGACAAGAGTGGTCCTATTGAGATATTAGGGCAATCAAGCAACCTGGATATAATGAAGCATATGGTCAAGGACATTGTGAAGGCAATGAAGATTGGGATAGAACCAATTCTAGTTCATGGTGGGCTTGGGGGTGCATATTACTTCCTGAACAGAAGAGGCGAGAGTGTTGCAATTGTGAAACCAACAGATGAGGAGCCTTTTGCCCCAAATAATCCAAAAGGTTTTGTTGGTAAAGCTCTTGGACAACCTGGTTTGAAACGTTCAGTTCGGGTTGGTGAAACCGGCTACAGGGAAGTTGCAGCTTATCTTCTTGATTATGGTCATTTTGCCAGAGTACCTGCAACTGCCTTAGTGAAGATTACTCACTCAATATTCAATATCAATGATGGAGTCAATGGGAAAAACATCCAGAAAAAGAAGCTGGTTAGCAAGATTGCATCGCTGCAGCAGTTCATACCTCATGATTTTGATGCAAGTGACTATGGGACATCTAGTTTCCCTGTTACTGCTGTGCATCGTATAGGGATATTAGACATTAGGATTCTTAACACAGATAGACATGGTGGCAATTTGTTAGTTAGAAAAGTTGGGGCTTTTGGTGAAGTGGATTTAATCCCTATCGATCACGGGCTTTGCCTGCCAGAAGCTTTGGAGGACCCATACTTCGAGTGGATTCATTGGCCTCAGGCTTCAATTCCATTCTCGGAGGACGAGctttcttatataaaaaatcTCAATCCTGCTCGAGATTGTGAGATGTTACGTAAGGAACTGCCTATGATTCGTGAAGCCTGTTTGAGAGTCTTATTACTCTGCACCATTTTCCTCAAGGAAGCTGCTGCTTATGGACTGTGCCTTGCTGAAATTGGTGAGATGATGACTAGGGAATTCCGTAGTGGCGAGGAAGAACCCAGTGAACTGGAGGTTGTTTGTTTGGAAGCAAGGAAGTTGTTGGCAGAAAAGGAAGAGCTATCTCCAAGGACTGACCTGGAAGATGATGAATTCCTGTTCGATATAGACTGTGATGTAGCTGGGTCAGAAACTGGTATGAAGATGACAATGGACAATTCCCTAACTAGAGCACCTTTTCAGCCTGGACATGGAAGTGGGTATGGTCGTAACCCGTTTTCCAAATTTTACGAGAGCattgaggaggaggaggaagaagaaggtgaTGGAAAATATCCTAAAGTTGTCACTTTTCCTCCTCGCCAAAAACTCCCAAAGGTTTCTGAAATTTCCGTGTCACTGAAAAACATCATGTTAAGTGAGGCAAGCAAGAAACACCAGAAGCATTCAGGAGGAAAAGCAGATAATGGCCAATACGGGAATACATCATCTGGTCGTAGGAGTGCCAATGAGAAGCTTCCTGCAAGCATAAGCTTTGTGAGCATGGCAGATATGACTGAAGATCAATGGACAATGTTTCTAGACAAGTTTCAAGAACTGTTGTACCCGGCATTTTCCAAGAGGAAATCCATAACCATAGGTCAGAGACAGATACAGAGGCTTGGTACCTCGTGCCAGTTTTGA